CATGAATTCAAAGGTATACTTCAGTTTCAGTAATCAAAGGCTTTTGTTATACGCAATTCTAACATGTCACATTTAGTAGGTAATTATATATGAGGAATGAGAAATTCCATTTTGCAATAATGAATTCCATGTCTTATTTATCTGCTTTAGGGAAAATTATTATTGTGACCATCAAGTTTGCATATTTTACTGTACTAATATACTCAAAGGCCCGCTTGACATACAGAGTAGTTTCTTCTTGTCAGTAGAGTGTATTGTAGCATATTGCCAAACAGTACGGGGAAGTGATTCGAGAGGGGAGAAAGAAGAAGTAGAAAAGAGAGATCAGAAATAGAGAAATAGAAAGGAATAGAGATTGGGAATTGTATTTAATAATCTGAATGTCTCTCTACAAGTGTGATACTCACTATATATGCTACTACATAACAGAATACAGCTGGATAACAAACTAACAGCAGCTAACTACTTTATAAAACTATACCCATATTACCCTTATATTTCCCTCCAAAACTAATTACATTTATTACCACCAacatttctcttatttttcctaTAATTCGTGACATAGAGCTTCATTTACTTTTCCTTTCTGATCATAGTTACTCTAAAGCAATTGATTGACTTCTTCCACTCTTTAAGTAGATCATATCAAGAACTCCATTTCACTGATTTTGTTAGTGTCCTTTAGACAATATATCCGTTAAAGCAATGCATTTGATTTGACAAACTTTGTTGAAGAAAAGAGGCAGGAAATTGTCTTAGAAAAATGTGTAGGGCAGTGAAATAATCTCAATTCACTACAGGCAATTTTTACAACCGAAACCTATATGATCATAATCCCTCTATTGAGATAGCAGTTGATTGAAGTCCTACAGAACTTGGTCCTGATTCTCCACTCATAGCACTGTCCCTGTACCAGTGTCCAGATAATGCATTAGTTGCTATGTTTCTACGTTTCATGTGTTATTATTTAGATGATTTTCCCATGCTGTCAGGTGGAAGTGTTTCGTGCATTGCTACGGATGACTTGGAGTCGGGTGTCCTGGCAGTAGTAGATGAAAGAGGTCAGGCAATGGTGTATCGACGTCTCCAGTGAGAGAAGCAAACAAGGTCCTTTGTTCTCTTCCCTGATAGTTCAGTACCTTTTTGCCAACGGCCTGCTTGAGAAGGTGATTTTTACTATTCAAGTGATGAACTACATCCCTGCAAGCATTCCCATTGCGTTTGTCCACAAATGTAAAAGAatattccttttctttttacAGACGCAACCCACGAAACATAGTTCCTCCCCCCCCCTCTCTCTTTTTCTAGTTCAAATAAATACATGATAAGAAGGATACATTTAAAATGATTAATGAGGAAGTCAATTTCATTGCAAAATATCGTTAACATTGTTCTGCCGTTATATACTTGTAAGTTTGGCTTGTAAATGGtgttgtaatttaattttactgataaaatatgttaaatctaaatagaaattaaagtataatattCTTAGTAAACATTTTTTAGATTGTGATTTTGTGAACAATCAAACCAATAATGTCAAACATACCCTAATCAAGTCCTCATTGTTTTCATAGTTTAATGATCTAATATTTATCTTGAGAATTAAACCCtgataaattcttttatttggaTTTTCATGTAACGAGGGGAAAAACTATTTTGATGCCACTAAAATCTGAAAAACCAGTGCTGAGGGGATATTACTTGTTTATTTTGTAAGGGGACAGTGGATTGCGGAATTGaactataattaaattttaacttaatGCACTACTGGACTAAGCCGGAAAGTGCTGAAGAGATTATTTTGACGCCACAATTAAAGTATGTGACCGAttgctatgctattacataagctGTCATTTGTACTTGACTAATTTAATTCCCGGTGGAAAATGAAATTCAAACAAAGATAGTTTCCTCAGTAGCTGACAAAAACTGCCAGCTCAACCCCAACCCCAACCCCAGACCAATAAGGGGAGCTGTGGGGCTATGCTTTTGAGAAATGTCTAACATATAGTGTGGAGGGAGAATTTTCAAATACCTTAATTtcaagtttcaaattttttttttttaatttttatcttccCAAAATTTTGGGAAAAAGATAATCTCAAAAACAAGCAAAATATACAAGTTGGCCCACCAAAGTCGGGAGTTTCAAATTTGTCTCCATCATTTACCACATCAATGAACTCACGCCTGATTCAATTTCAAATCTCATTATGCCTCCGTCGGAGAATCCAGTTGAAAGACCAAAAAGTTGCTTTTTCAAAAACAACATAATAATATTCTAAATGTTACTGAAAaaggaatttaaaaaaaaaatcatttatttgTCTTAaagttagtaaatttttaaatatttaagatatAAAGTTTCAAAGTATGAGCATCtttatattatctttttttttttagaaaattaattatcaatacTCAATATCAAATACAATAAATAATTCTGCTCAAGTAACTTCAGATTCTCTCATCCCTCCACTCAACTGAGGAAAAActattcaataataataataacaataataatcatGATAAATGAAGCTATAATAGCTAGGCAACTAACAAATATAGTACTTAAGTAAAGGCTAAATCTCTGGTTCTTGAATTCTTCTACTATGCAGCGCCATTGGGTAGCTTAGCAATTTTTCCCTCAGAAGAGTTAAGTTCATTCCAAGCTTCAATCCAAGTAACCATGGCATCTGCCAGTTTAATGAAATAAGGATCTATCTTGCCAAGCTTCTCCTTCACTTGCTTGGAAAGTTCAACATAGCATTTCTGAACACTAGTGCATTCCTTTGGAAGAACAGCAGATTGGAAGAAAGGGATAATCTCTTCCTGCCAAAATACTCCATTGTACTCCTTTTTAAGGTTAACAAATGGGTTGCTTGCTTTGCTGTGCCATATGTATGGCAGCCCTGTCTTAACTCCCCATCCCATGTGGTCACATATCACCTACACAGTTCATCAATTCATCAAACATGAGTTTTCGCGGGTTGTTCTTCGTTTACTCGAAATGCTCAAGATGTTCAAAAATAGAGCTAGGATGCAACTCTACTTTCAGTTTTGAAACAAATTTCAAGAGAAGGAATTAGTTGTGTGCTTTCTATTTGAAATCAAGAATTTtgcaaaaatttaattcaattaatttcttttctaacaatttatttatttggaacGAAGGAATTCAACTCTTTTTTAACttcaaaatttttcaattttaaaagaattaaaaatctCACATGATGTTGCAAAAGTTCATTTGAAAGGAGAGGATGGAAAATATACCTTCATGCACCAGCCAGCCCACATGTCGTCATAGCGGCCAATTGGCTGACCATCACCCATCAGCCCGAAATACATTGCAGGTCCAATCAATTCACGGTTAAATGCCAAGTTCATCCCACACATTGGGAACAAGGTTCCTTTGGGTACTGTCAGCACAGCATCAACATACCTGAAAGTGATCCTCCCAATGTTAGCATATGGTGTTTCATTTCAGTTTTTGCTGGTGACTATTTTCAGATTGAGAATTTACCTTGTGTTTCTCTCAAGAGGCTTCACAAGCTGGGTGGGAGCATCATAATCAGGAATGTTAAGCCAAAGGCCATGAGAAACGGCAGTTGGCACACCCTCTCGGAGACTGAAAGGATATCCACGAACAAAATCTGCACCTtctctatacggatcataaagaGTGTTGAAGAAAAATGGAGTGGATGGACTCAGAAGATTTTTGATGTGCTGCTCAAGTGCATTGATCTCTTTGCCTGACGGGTCTTTCGCAACCTGCATATCGACATAGTTTACATAACAAACCAAGTATGAAATCTTTTCAGCTAAAGCAACAGATGCACTCGTACATGACACTGCTTGGCCTCCATATGACCCatctacattttatttttgaaccaTATCCACAAACTACTACCATAGAATCATAGCATGGAGATCAAAGTATTCACCAATCTATTTTTATCTCCAGATTCAGCAGGCTGTTTTAATAAGAAAGGTAGTGAATGGTACTACTAATGTCGGCATCATAGCGAGCCAAGTGCTGACAGAAAACAAAAGCACTGGCTTTCTGAGATGCCGGTATGGTATCAGATCCTCCGCCATACCATGTAGGAGACACTATCCAAGGTTCTCCATATGGAGATAAGAACTTAGAAGTTCTGTCTGCAGAGGACCTTATTACAAGATCTTGGTATAATGCTGTTGAAACATGGTTTCTTCTGAACTCGGACAATAGACTAACATTAGCAAATGGTTCACAAAATTTGAAGCAGTAGACATTGTCTGAAGAACACAACATAGAAGGCCAATCAACATAACACTACCATCAAGTTGCAAGTGCAGCTGCAAATGCAACACAATAATGTATAATGAACCCACTTCAAACGaagtaaagaaaaaaagaaaaacagaacACCGACAAAAACTTCATGTCAAGATTCAAACTTTTCAAGGAAACTTTTACAACCACCGACAGGTCCATTAAGATACCTATAATTCTTCAGTAGATCAAGCCCACAGAAACCAAGCATCACCTATAACATGAAGATCCAAAAGTTTTTTGTTCTTCTTAACATTGCAAGCTAcacattcattaaaaaaaaaaaaacatggatatgatgtaaaGGGCATAAGCAAAAGGCGATCAGATTCCAAATCCTTCATCATTCAATACACCCAAGAGCAGAAACTGGCTTGCAAAAACCACATCAAGCACAAGCAAAAAGCTACAAAAACTAAAATTCTGCTAAAATGTTGCATCAAATATAACAAATCACAAGCTAAAAGGGAAGTAGAGCTTACAAAGCAATCATCGTCAATAGTGAAGATATACTTTTTCTTTGAGACCATGTAACCGAAGCATCGACAAGCAGAATCCTTGAAGGAAATGCAAGAGGCTTTAGGACCTAGAATCCTATTAATATCATTTCTATTGTAAAGTTCATAGTCAAAACCATCAGGAACCTTGATTGTCTTTGATGGGTCACCATCTTGCACAATGATCAAGTGATATTGCTCAAAAAATggcctccacatctccaagaaATCGAGGTTCCTGATAGTGGGAATCACTATATCAAGCTCATCTTTCAAAAGGGGAGTGGGTTTGATGGAAGATCCTGCCATGGCTGAGCTGAAGAGGCAAGATCTATCCAAGAAGAGGGGTTGGATTCAGCAAGGAAAGCGGTGGCTTGTCTTTGGCTGCCTCAATCGATATATAGAAGTTCTGAGGggtaaatatgaaaataaatggGTGTTGGACAATATCATTTAGGTCCCTATATTTAGTTTAGACGGCATTGTAGaggcaaattaaaaaaaaaaaacaaataaaaaagttCAATTATTTACtctctatatttaaaaaaaaataccaaagaaaatattttataaaaagcttgaattaaaataaattaggaaTTGCATGCAATTGCATAGGGTAGGGGGTGGGCATGAGTGTGGTTcggatttaattgaaatttttttttgaaataagatTGAGAATTGGGAGTAGAACTaatatctctcaaatttatttagatgcatttattatcatattaaatctgtaattgcagatttaattgaaattaaaattagatttgaattgaaattagtcaaatttatatttaattaagacGATCTTGaatcatattaatttatataagattatttcaattgattttaccaaataatttttttaattgacgccataatttaatcaaatcaaaacaAAGAAGTTTTAATGAAACTAATACAAatatttcaaagtaaataagatTATTAGGCGAaatcaaacaaaaataaaaggttaaatgaaaaaaaaaatccattacaAATTTGATATCCCACCGACATTTTGAAGGCTTGTTTAGAGAAAATCATGGCATGAAGTTTGGTTGGAAGAGAGAAATTCTTAGGGCAGGTAGGAtttggtttaaataaaaaaaaattgatttaattaatttaaaattttgattattttttatttatttcaatttaatttaatttttaattttaaatatttcaatttgatttattttttataaaaaataaccaaatcaaaccgattatgataattatatattatttttaataatatagagagattatactataattaaaatatttaattaaattttaatatactaaaaataagatataaaaaagaaaaaatctattaaaaatttcaaacgattaaatcgaattgaaccaaatcaaattatttaattcaatttaaattttatttaaaattaattcgatttaatttttataaatattgaagTGATTGGTGAGATGTCCGAATCCTTGCCCATGCATTTGCCCACAATCATTTAATTACTTCTATATACTTCATTACCATTATGGTTTTAATGTTGTGGCAATTCAATGCACATCAAACAAATTAGTCCAAACTTCTCTTGTTAGATAGGTATTTTAATTGGTTGTTTCGAATTTAAATTCTAATAATGaaatattcttttaataagtttatttgatattaattaaataagtaaatttttgatattaaattatttataaaaaaatataaagtacctccaattcttaattaattattaagaaTCTTCATATTTCCAAACTAATAATGCTATATCTACCATCCTACTTGACTTAGCTATCAATTTTAGTTAATAATAATAGAGCTAAGTTATGAAATTTTGATTCGGTTATTTTGAAAgttaagaattttaaattttcaagatCGCTATTAAATTTGGAAAGCTGCAAAAAATCGTcacgaattaaaataaatacataatcAATTAATTTGCAGCTGAATCTAAATCTTTTCAATGTGTTAAAATCAATCGTTAGGGAGGATCACAAGGCATAAGAGGTCAAGGGGGGTGTTAAAATCATTAGACCCAAATGAAAATCTTTCTATAAACCAAGCATGATGGAGGAAAATGTCTTCAACTAGATTTTCACTGCAACTAACTTCTTATTTCATCATTTAACAGGCTTCAATTTCTGAATATGTAAATGCCTACTTCAACCTGTAGATCCAATTTCTAAGATGTTTAATTGTCTAAGCTCACGTTTGATTTGCTTCTCATTGAGTGCACGTTGCTGATGATCCCGCCTGCAAGTGAGAAATGATTTTAGTTCTAGCGAAGGAATTGTTAATTATCATACTCTTGTTTAAATCAAGAAAACCAGGTCAATTGTGAATTATCCATTACTGTTTCTTGTGATCTTGGTCGATTAACATATGTATATTCTTACCACACATGCATGTACATCATTGCAGTCACATAGTAGCTCCCCGTTCAGTGTGTCTACAGCTTGAAATGCTCCACCTCCATTGCTCCTCTGCATCATCATTAACTAATTATCACATCCAATCTCATCATCTCAAAGAAAAAACTTGTTTGGCTCagaggaaaataaagaaaagggaaaagttCATAACTGTAAATATTCTATACCTTGTAATAATCAACAGCAACAAAGTTAGCCCATCTATTACCAGATGCAGCATAACATGTATGAAGGGTATCAATAAGGCTTGCAGAATTCTCATTGCATGCAATTTCTTTCACTGGAACTGATCCAAAGTGATTTACTAGCACCAAAGATTTTGTTTTGTCACTAAGTGATGATGACTCTGCTCTGTTAGTACAATTCTTACTCAGCCCATCATCCCCATCTGAAAGGaaccaataataataataaagtatttgATATCACACAAATTATACATTAATAACCAAAAACAGTAAAGGAATTTCTTATTGTTGCTCACATTGGTTCTCAACCATATAGTTCCATTGATAAGCTATTCCTTCAGTTTCTTGTTTAGACTTCTTTGAAGTGAAGACGATAAGCCTTTGGTTATTGTCAACCATGTCCTTCACCAGCGGCCAGTCATTTCCATTTTGAGGCATATTTGACACTGGAAACCAATATTTCATCAAACCTGAATTATTGAAAACGTTTGTCAATCCATTTGGTGTTGAAACGTAGTCTTCCAGGATCAATGTTACAATTTCTGATGGATTTCCTGACAGGAAGGCTTCTATTTCCTTGAAAGTGTCTATAGCAGGTTCCTACAATGCAAGGAAACTAATAGAATGAACAGGATCACAGGTATCACCTTCTACTTGAAAATAACGCAGATATATGAGATTTAGAATAACTCACAAATGCtgtaaaatcatggcattttcCCTCAAATGAATGGCACAACCAAACATCTCCATCAAAATCATAAGTGTCCAGCATTAAAGCTCGAACCCCATGCTGCAATATTTTCTTGTTGAATGGTAAAAAGGAAACTTTGTTTAAAACAGGTAAAATAATGGATATTAAGGGATAGCCATCTACAGCCTTACATTGAGCTGTTGTGTGACATTGTCTTCTTGATTTGTAAAGGTCACTCTAGGAACTCCTGTGTGGGATGGCTCTCCTTCGATGGCAAATGAATTGTGAGTAGTCAAGAATGCATATTTGTTGAAAGGCAGAGAATTGTTCTGTTTCAAACCCACAAAATTAATATTACTATCTCAACTCTAAGCCCTCAATCtttctttcatggttttgaatTCAAGaccttaaaaaaaaatcatgggtTCTATTGAGAAGGACGCAATCAGAGATTTAGCTCAATGTTACTAAGCCGTCTCTGTGAAGTCTCTAGTTTTAGTGGCGGTGGGAGCTGTTTGAGAATGAAAATGGCAGAGAAATATAAAATTACCATAAGCTTGAACTGGTCTGTTATGTTTGATCTTACACATCTTGAACCCTCAAATACTAAAGAACAAGACAAGCAAGTAAGCCCAGCTGCACAATCTGCATCAGACGAACAAGTTTcttggagttgctgcagtaATGGCAATCACTAAAACAGAATCAAATTGAAAATTCACAAATAATAAAGTGTTGAAAAGATGTTCGTAAAATTTCCTGAACTAAAAGGACAAGTGTGAAGACCTTGCATTGGCCAGTGGTGCAAGCAAATGCAGTAGCAATGAAACAGAACAAAGTTGAAGCTGTGAGTAAATCAAAGTTTGTTAGGTGAGCCATCAGAACAGACAGGAATTTAGGGAAGGGCTTATGTTGTGAGTGAATATACTAATACTGATCTTTTAGTAAcgcttaaaattataaaaattataataattaaatataaattagttatatattattgataatttattaaaaaatatataaattaattatatatattattaattttattttaaatttttataaattaacaatattaaacaaatatattaaatttaggaCAAGCCTAACTCACCCAAAAACTAACTCACCCAAAAACTAACTCAAGGGGAGGAGTGTCTATACCTCAATATAAGAGTCACATTACCCATTTCCACAACCGaggtgggattcaacacacccctcacgcccaaaatttgaattttattagattttattagtACGTGACACATTTATGagaggcccaacatcggatagggaga
The Manihot esculenta cultivar AM560-2 chromosome 1, M.esculenta_v8, whole genome shotgun sequence genome window above contains:
- the LOC110626214 gene encoding PI-PLC X domain-containing protein At5g67130, whose protein sequence is MEMALVQLNNGGVNDGGASTLFCFIATAFACTTGQCKQLQETCSSDADCAAGLTCLSCSLVFEGSRCVRSNITDQFKLMNNSLPFNKYAFLTTHNSFAIEGEPSHTGVPRVTFTNQEDNVTQQLNHGVRALMLDTYDFDGDVWLCHSFEGKCHDFTAFEPAIDTFKEIEAFLSGNPSEIVTLILEDYVSTPNGLTNVFNNSGLMKYWFPVSNMPQNGNDWPLVKDMVDNNQRLIVFTSKKSKQETEGIAYQWNYMVENQYGDDGLSKNCTNRAESSSLSDKTKSLVLVNHFGSVPVKEIACNENSASLIDTLHTCYAASGNRWANFVAVDYYKRSNGGGAFQAVDTLNGELLCDCNDVHACVAGSSATCTQ
- the LOC110617290 gene encoding UDP-arabinopyranose mutase 3; the protein is MAGSSIKPTPLLKDELDIVIPTIRNLDFLEMWRPFFEQYHLIIVQDGDPSKTIKVPDGFDYELYNRNDINRILGPKASCISFKDSACRCFGYMVSKKKYIFTIDDDCFVAKDPSGKEINALEQHIKNLLSPSTPFFFNTLYDPYREGADFVRGYPFSLREGVPTAVSHGLWLNIPDYDAPTQLVKPLERNTRYVDAVLTVPKGTLFPMCGMNLAFNRELIGPAMYFGLMGDGQPIGRYDDMWAGWCMKVICDHMGWGVKTGLPYIWHSKASNPFVNLKKEYNGVFWQEEIIPFFQSAVLPKECTSVQKCYVELSKQVKEKLGKIDPYFIKLADAMVTWIEAWNELNSSEGKIAKLPNGAA